The Candidatus Methylomirabilota bacterium genome has a window encoding:
- the purF gene encoding amidophosphoribosyltransferase — MSPEEQAFELDDKFHDECGLFGVWNHAEASNVVYLGLYALQHRGQESAGIAATDGHAFHVEKAMGWVADVFSPERLRRLPGHRAMGHVRYSTAGTSSLRNAQPITATTAHGPVAIAHNGNLVNADELRRDLEADGAVFQSSSDTEVILHLLARAEGGTLVDQLARALNQVKGAYTLLLLTPDSIIAVRDPSGFRPMTLGKLEDAWVLASETCALDLMEAKIVRDVEPGEIVLVNDAGLQSFKPFRPQERLQCVFEYVYFARPDSVLWGRNVHVVRKALGHQLAREHPVTADLVIPVPDSGVGAALGFAEEAGLPYDSGLVRNHYVGRTFIEPKQGIRHFGVKVKLNPNREVLAGKRVVVVDDSIVRGTTSRKIVKMVRQAGAREVHVRISSPPIQWPCYYGIDTPTRKELIGSSHEVAEILKYLSADSLGYLSLEGMLKATGNDPAHFCHACFTGQYRVGFDTGDVAQLKLFDS; from the coding sequence ATGTCGCCTGAGGAGCAAGCTTTCGAGCTCGACGACAAGTTCCACGACGAGTGCGGTCTGTTCGGCGTCTGGAACCATGCCGAGGCCTCCAACGTCGTCTATCTCGGTCTCTACGCGCTCCAGCACCGCGGCCAGGAGTCGGCGGGAATCGCGGCGACGGACGGCCATGCGTTCCACGTCGAGAAGGCCATGGGCTGGGTCGCCGACGTGTTCAGCCCGGAGCGGCTCCGGCGGCTCCCCGGCCACCGGGCCATGGGACACGTTCGCTATTCCACGGCGGGCACCTCGAGCCTCCGCAACGCCCAGCCGATCACGGCGACCACGGCCCATGGTCCGGTGGCCATCGCGCACAACGGCAACCTGGTCAATGCCGACGAGCTGCGGCGGGACCTGGAGGCTGATGGCGCCGTCTTCCAGTCTTCCTCGGACACGGAGGTCATCCTGCACCTGCTCGCGCGCGCCGAGGGCGGGACCCTGGTGGACCAGCTCGCGCGAGCCCTCAACCAGGTCAAGGGCGCCTACACGCTCCTGCTCCTCACTCCCGACTCGATCATCGCCGTCCGCGATCCGTCGGGCTTCCGCCCCATGACCCTGGGCAAGCTCGAGGACGCCTGGGTGCTCGCCTCGGAGACCTGCGCGCTGGATCTCATGGAGGCCAAGATCGTCCGAGACGTGGAGCCGGGCGAGATCGTCCTCGTGAACGACGCGGGGCTCCAGAGCTTCAAGCCCTTCCGCCCGCAGGAGCGTCTCCAGTGCGTCTTCGAGTACGTGTACTTCGCGCGCCCCGATTCCGTCCTGTGGGGCCGCAACGTCCACGTCGTGCGCAAGGCCCTGGGCCACCAGCTCGCCCGCGAGCACCCGGTGACCGCCGATCTGGTCATTCCCGTGCCGGACTCCGGGGTGGGGGCCGCCCTCGGCTTCGCGGAGGAGGCGGGGCTACCCTACGACTCAGGGCTCGTGCGCAATCACTACGTGGGGCGCACCTTCATCGAGCCCAAGCAGGGGATCCGGCACTTCGGCGTCAAGGTCAAGCTCAACCCGAACCGCGAGGTGCTCGCAGGCAAGCGCGTGGTGGTGGTGGACGACTCCATCGTGCGCGGGACGACCAGTCGCAAGATCGTCAAGATGGTGCGACAGGCCGGGGCCCGAGAGGTCCACGTGCGCATCTCCTCGCCGCCCATCCAGTGGCCCTGCTACTACGGCATCGATACGCCGACGCGGAAGGAGCTCATCGGCTCGAGCCACGAGGTCGCGGAGATCCTGAAATACCTCTCCGCCGACTCGCTCGGCTATCTCTCGCTCGAGGGCATGCTCAAGGCCACCGGCAATGATCCGGCCCACTTCTGCCATGCCTGCTTCACGGGGCAGTACCGCGTCGGATTCGACACGGGCGACGTGGCCCAGCTCAAGCTCTTCGACTCGTAG
- the purL gene encoding phosphoribosylformylglycinamidine synthase subunit PurL has translation MSGAEPKVTLDLALASGLTGEEYDRIIRRLGREPTFTELGLFSALWSEHCAYKHSRLFLRGLPTTGPAVLQGPGENAGIVDLGGDLALTFKIESHNHPSFIEPFQGAATGVGGILRDIFTMGARPIAVLDSLRFGPAEDPRSRRLIEGVVSGISWYGNCFGVPNLGGEVNFAPEYAGNPLVNAMAVGLVSKSHIFRARAEGPGNPVFYVGAKTGRDGIHGATMASATFDEGAEERRPTVQVGDPFTEKLLLEACLEAMETGAVLGIQDMGAAGLACACSEMPARAGTGMEVELSRVPQRETGMTPYEIMLSESQERMLLVAARGREEEVRRVFAKWELDAVEIGRVTDDGCLRVRMKSAVVAEVPVKALTDEAPIYDKPTARPGWQDGLGAFDPLTLPASADCSEALMMLLGSPGIASKAWVYRQYDQQVGINTLVMPGSDAGILRIKGTRKAVALTTDCNARFVYLDPRAGAAMAVAEAARNLAVSGARPLAVTDCLNFGSPERPEILWQFKEAVAGIAEACRALDIPVVGGNVSFYNETLGQAILPTPVIGMAGLIDEAESRRTQWFEQEGDRIALLGPSAVSLGGSELLWVLHAKIAGPLAPLDLQQERRVHEACRAAIAAGLVRSAHDCSEGGLAVALAESCVSGPRPVGATVEMDDDGGRVDLALFGEGPSRVVVSVRPEAERHFERLMGEFALPWRWLGRVGGEGLVARRGGVTVLSVPLDRLDHAWRHGFERHVA, from the coding sequence GTGAGCGGGGCCGAGCCTAAGGTCACGCTGGATTTAGCCCTCGCCTCCGGCCTCACCGGCGAGGAGTACGATCGCATCATCCGGCGCCTCGGCCGGGAGCCCACCTTCACCGAGCTCGGCCTCTTCAGCGCCCTGTGGTCCGAGCACTGCGCCTACAAGCACTCGCGCCTCTTCCTGCGCGGCCTGCCCACCACGGGGCCCGCCGTGCTCCAGGGCCCCGGGGAGAATGCGGGCATCGTGGATCTGGGCGGGGACCTCGCCCTCACCTTCAAGATCGAGAGCCACAATCACCCATCCTTCATCGAGCCCTTCCAGGGGGCGGCCACGGGCGTGGGCGGCATTCTGCGCGACATCTTCACCATGGGCGCCCGCCCCATCGCCGTGCTCGACTCGCTCCGCTTCGGTCCCGCCGAGGATCCACGGAGCCGCCGCCTCATCGAGGGCGTGGTGTCCGGTATCAGCTGGTATGGCAACTGCTTCGGTGTTCCGAACCTGGGCGGCGAGGTCAATTTCGCTCCCGAGTATGCCGGCAACCCGCTCGTCAATGCCATGGCCGTAGGGCTCGTGAGCAAGTCGCATATCTTCCGCGCCCGCGCGGAGGGGCCGGGGAATCCCGTCTTCTACGTCGGCGCCAAGACGGGCCGGGACGGCATTCACGGCGCCACCATGGCCTCGGCCACCTTCGACGAGGGCGCCGAAGAGCGGCGGCCCACCGTGCAGGTGGGCGACCCCTTCACGGAGAAGCTGCTTCTGGAAGCCTGCCTCGAGGCCATGGAGACGGGCGCGGTGCTCGGCATCCAGGACATGGGCGCGGCGGGGCTCGCCTGCGCGTGCTCCGAGATGCCGGCCCGCGCGGGCACGGGCATGGAGGTGGAGCTCTCGCGGGTGCCTCAGCGCGAGACGGGGATGACCCCGTACGAGATCATGCTCTCCGAGTCGCAGGAACGCATGCTGCTGGTGGCGGCCCGCGGCCGCGAAGAGGAGGTGCGCCGCGTCTTTGCCAAGTGGGAGCTCGATGCCGTCGAGATCGGACGTGTGACCGACGATGGCTGCCTGCGCGTCCGGATGAAAAGCGCGGTGGTCGCGGAGGTTCCCGTCAAGGCTCTCACTGACGAGGCGCCGATCTACGACAAGCCCACCGCGCGCCCCGGCTGGCAGGACGGCCTCGGGGCCTTCGATCCGCTCACGCTTCCCGCCTCCGCCGACTGCTCCGAGGCGCTCATGATGCTGCTGGGCTCTCCGGGCATAGCCTCCAAGGCATGGGTCTACCGTCAATACGATCAGCAGGTGGGGATCAATACCCTGGTCATGCCCGGGTCAGATGCGGGCATCCTGCGCATCAAGGGCACGCGCAAGGCGGTGGCCCTTACCACGGACTGTAATGCGCGCTTCGTCTATCTCGACCCGCGCGCGGGCGCCGCCATGGCCGTGGCCGAGGCGGCCAGGAACCTGGCCGTGTCGGGCGCCCGTCCCCTGGCGGTGACCGATTGCCTCAACTTCGGCTCGCCGGAGCGGCCGGAAATCCTCTGGCAGTTCAAGGAGGCTGTGGCGGGGATCGCCGAGGCCTGTCGTGCCCTCGATATCCCGGTGGTCGGAGGCAATGTCTCCTTTTACAATGAGACCCTGGGGCAGGCGATCTTGCCGACCCCGGTGATCGGGATGGCGGGGCTCATCGACGAGGCCGAGAGTCGGCGGACCCAGTGGTTCGAGCAGGAAGGCGACCGGATCGCGCTGCTCGGCCCCTCGGCGGTCAGCCTCGGGGGCTCGGAGCTCCTGTGGGTGCTCCACGCCAAGATAGCGGGGCCGCTCGCCCCGCTCGATCTTCAGCAGGAGCGGCGGGTTCACGAGGCGTGCCGGGCCGCCATCGCCGCCGGGCTCGTGCGCTCGGCCCACGATTGCTCGGAAGGGGGCCTGGCCGTCGCGCTGGCCGAGAGCTGTGTGTCGGGGCCGCGCCCCGTGGGGGCGACGGTGGAGATGGACGATGACGGAGGTCGCGTCGACCTCGCCCTCTTCGGCGAGGGGCCGTCGCGAGTGGTGGTGTCGGTCCGGCCAGAGGCGGAGCGTCACTTCGAGCGGCTCATGGGCGAGTTCGCGCTGCCGTGGAGGTGGCTGGGCCGCGTGGGGGGCGAGGGGTTGGTGGCGAGGCGCGGAGGCGTGACGGTCCTCTCGGTGCCGCTGGACAGGCTGGATCACGCGTGGAGGCACGGTTTTGAGCGACATGTCGCCTGA
- the purQ gene encoding phosphoribosylformylglycinamidine synthase subunit PurQ yields the protein MNFGVVVFPGTWSDCDFHYVISEVLRQPVRYVWHRDRQLDDFDCLILPGGFSYGDYLRAGAVAGRSPVVEALPEFVAKGGLVLGSCNGFQILCEAKLLPGALMRNECLQYRCQSTHLRVENAETPFTRLMRPGQILKMPISHGEGKFYSDPETLRRLRDQKQIVFRYCAEDGRVVKDANPNGSLDNIAGVINEEGTVLGLMPHPERASENAMGGTDGLLIFHSLLGSLVEDGSFLKR from the coding sequence ATGAACTTCGGCGTAGTGGTGTTTCCCGGGACGTGGAGTGACTGCGATTTCCATTACGTCATCAGCGAGGTCCTCCGCCAGCCCGTCCGCTACGTCTGGCACCGGGACCGGCAGCTCGACGATTTCGACTGCTTGATCCTTCCGGGCGGTTTCTCCTACGGTGACTATTTGCGCGCCGGTGCGGTGGCGGGGCGCTCGCCGGTGGTCGAGGCTCTGCCCGAGTTCGTGGCCAAGGGCGGCCTCGTCCTGGGCTCGTGCAATGGGTTCCAGATCCTCTGCGAGGCGAAGCTCCTGCCGGGGGCGCTCATGCGCAACGAGTGCCTGCAGTACCGCTGCCAGTCGACCCATCTCCGCGTCGAGAACGCCGAGACGCCGTTCACGCGGCTCATGCGACCGGGCCAGATCCTGAAAATGCCCATCTCGCACGGCGAGGGCAAGTTCTACTCCGATCCCGAAACCCTCCGGCGCCTGCGCGACCAGAAGCAGATCGTCTTCCGCTACTGCGCGGAAGACGGTCGCGTAGTCAAGGACGCCAATCCCAATGGCTCGCTCGACAATATCGCCGGCGTGATCAACGAGGAGGGCACCGTGCTCGGGCTCATGCCTCATCCGGAGCGCGCCAGCGAGAACGCCATGGGCGGCACGGACGGCCTCTTGATCTTCCACTCGCTCCTCGGCAGCCTGGTCGAGGACGGCTCATTCCTCAAGCGCTAG
- the purS gene encoding phosphoribosylformylglycinamidine synthase subunit PurS: protein MKARVLVRLKPGILDVQGASVQRALHGLGFGEVRELRVGKVLELELDGVGGEAARQRIEEMCARLLTNPVIEDYTVEVLA, encoded by the coding sequence GTGAAGGCCCGCGTCCTCGTCCGGCTCAAGCCGGGCATTCTCGACGTCCAGGGCGCCTCCGTCCAGCGCGCTCTGCATGGACTCGGGTTCGGCGAGGTGCGGGAGCTCCGCGTCGGCAAGGTGCTCGAGCTCGAGCTGGACGGTGTCGGGGGCGAGGCGGCTCGCCAGCGGATCGAGGAGATGTGCGCGAGACTGCTCACCAATCCCGTCATCGAGGACTATACGGTCGAAGTGCTCGCCTAA
- the purC gene encoding phosphoribosylaminoimidazolesuccinocarboxamide synthase, protein MEKRQKIYEGKAKIVYTTDDPGKVIQYFKDDATAFNALKRGTILGKGVVNNKMSAVLFERLGKAGVPTHYLGTLSDREMLCRRLDIVKIEVIPRNIVAGTLAKRTGLEEGVAIKPPIVEFFYKSDPLGDPMITEDHVRMLKLATPKELAWMKRMALKINALLRPLLKRKGLILVDFKLEFGRAGGKLYLGDEISPDTCRLWDADTLEKLDKDRFRRDLGRVEEAYQEVYRRLVGSGS, encoded by the coding sequence ATGGAGAAGCGGCAGAAGATCTACGAGGGTAAGGCCAAGATCGTCTACACCACCGACGACCCGGGCAAGGTCATCCAGTACTTCAAGGACGACGCTACCGCCTTCAATGCCCTCAAGCGCGGGACCATTCTGGGCAAGGGCGTGGTCAACAACAAGATGTCGGCCGTGCTCTTCGAGCGCCTGGGGAAGGCCGGCGTGCCCACGCATTACCTCGGCACCCTGTCCGATCGCGAGATGCTCTGCCGCCGGCTCGACATCGTCAAGATCGAGGTCATTCCGCGCAATATCGTGGCGGGTACCCTCGCCAAGCGGACGGGGCTCGAGGAGGGGGTGGCCATCAAGCCCCCCATCGTCGAGTTCTTCTACAAGTCTGACCCGCTCGGCGATCCCATGATCACCGAGGACCATGTCCGCATGCTCAAGCTGGCCACCCCGAAGGAGCTGGCCTGGATGAAGCGGATGGCCCTGAAGATCAACGCGCTCCTGCGACCGCTTCTCAAGCGCAAGGGGCTCATCCTCGTGGACTTCAAGCTCGAGTTCGGCAGGGCCGGAGGCAAGCTGTACCTGGGCGACGAGATCAGCCCCGACACCTGTCGCCTCTGGGACGCGGACACCCTCGAGAAGCTCGACAAGGATCGCTTCCGGCGCGACCTCGGCCGCGTCGAGGAGGCTTACCAGGAGGTGTACCGGCGGCTCGTGGGCTCGGGTTCGTGA